From Paenibacillus sp. GP183, one genomic window encodes:
- a CDS encoding redoxin domain-containing protein — protein METIAIGPFNITISIFIWVLSALAGIGVHRVSVRGREQAQILASLLTNSLLIWLLCWKLSSFIFDPSILWKEPLALLYFHGGGRGAWLASALTIVYLYTAGRKNSITKETMLDSVLVFLLGGYSARTLLLLIWGDGNRLTLGLLVFLGLAVLFRWMYRKMQGSAMTAIQLILIFAIGHVFISTLGSNLWEKAEAAATSSTVGLKIGQKAPDFELTDRKGQLFKLSDYRDQTVVLNFWATWCPPCRTEMPEMQKFYEHISDNNVIILAVNATNSETSISSVGDWLGEKRYTFPVLFDSKGDLTQTYRIAAFPSTYVIQPGGLIRLKHQGPMNEAMLKEAVR, from the coding sequence ATGGAAACGATAGCGATCGGTCCATTCAATATTACAATTTCTATCTTTATATGGGTATTATCGGCTCTGGCAGGTATCGGAGTACACCGAGTTAGTGTAAGAGGACGTGAACAAGCTCAAATTCTCGCATCTTTGCTGACTAATTCTCTCCTTATTTGGCTTCTGTGCTGGAAATTGAGCTCATTCATATTTGATCCTTCCATTCTATGGAAGGAGCCGCTTGCACTGCTTTATTTTCACGGCGGAGGTAGGGGAGCTTGGCTGGCTAGTGCATTAACAATCGTATATTTGTATACTGCAGGCAGAAAGAATTCGATCACGAAAGAGACGATGCTCGATTCGGTTCTGGTGTTTTTACTGGGAGGTTACTCGGCAAGAACGCTACTTCTTTTGATTTGGGGGGATGGAAACCGACTGACACTGGGGCTGTTGGTGTTTCTGGGGTTGGCGGTTCTTTTCCGCTGGATGTATAGAAAAATGCAGGGAAGCGCTATGACTGCCATACAGCTAATCCTTATATTTGCCATAGGACATGTATTTATTTCCACATTGGGGAGCAATCTTTGGGAAAAAGCGGAAGCTGCCGCGACTTCTTCCACTGTCGGCCTTAAAATAGGGCAGAAGGCGCCTGATTTCGAACTAACGGATAGGAAGGGTCAGTTGTTTAAGTTGTCCGATTATCGAGACCAAACGGTGGTGCTTAATTTCTGGGCGACATGGTGTCCGCCGTGCCGTACCGAAATGCCGGAGATGCAGAAATTTTATGAGCATATCAGTGATAATAACGTCATCATCCTGGCCGTAAATGCAACGAATTCGGAAACAAGTATAAGTTCAGTAGGAGATTGGCTGGGGGAGAAAAGATACACGTTCCCTGTTCTTTTTGATTCCAAAGGAGATCTCACCCAAACCTATAGGATTGCCGCATTTCCTTCGACTTACGTCATTCAGCCCGGAGGCCTCATACGATTAAAGCATCAGGGTCCAATGAATGAAGCCATGCTCAAGGAAGCAGTGCGGTAA
- a CDS encoding rhomboid family intramembrane serine protease, translating to MFARRESLNEYIQKYPVTFSMIVIQLLVMAAMEWYGSSQDSTTLLRFGAMFNLPDMHPEPWRYVTSIFIHIGWEHLLFNSFAMYVFAAPLERMLGLARYFLFYIACGIIGNLVSAQLHSGIYIGAGASGAIYGVYGAYLYLSIFRKDMIEFETRQTVIPIIVIGFIYSIVAPHVDIYAHLGGFLGGLALTALMTLFIERKHKEFSEDQLSEES from the coding sequence ATGTTTGCCCGAAGAGAAAGCTTGAATGAGTACATACAGAAGTACCCTGTCACTTTCTCAATGATTGTGATTCAATTGCTTGTCATGGCGGCCATGGAATGGTACGGCTCGTCGCAGGATAGCACCACCTTGCTTCGGTTCGGAGCCATGTTCAACCTGCCAGACATGCATCCTGAGCCTTGGCGATACGTAACGTCCATTTTTATACATATAGGCTGGGAGCATCTGCTGTTTAACAGCTTTGCGATGTATGTTTTTGCCGCACCTCTTGAAAGAATGCTCGGCCTTGCGCGGTACTTTTTATTTTATATTGCCTGCGGTATTATCGGAAATCTGGTCAGTGCTCAACTCCACAGCGGCATTTATATCGGGGCTGGTGCTTCCGGTGCAATTTACGGCGTATACGGCGCTTACTTGTATTTGTCGATCTTTCGCAAGGATATGATTGAATTTGAGACGAGACAAACCGTAATCCCCATAATCGTGATCGGTTTCATATACTCAATTGTGGCTCCTCATGTTGATATCTACGCACATCTTGGAGGTTTCCTTGGGGGATTGGCGCTTACTGCCTTGATGACATTGTTCATCGAACGAAAGCATAAAGAGTTCAGTGAAGATCAGCTGTCGGAAGAGTCATAA
- a CDS encoding zinc-binding alcohol dehydrogenase family protein, translating to MKAIGLTRYLPIENTESLIDLTVEKPKANGRDLLVKVIAVSVNPVDTKVRSPKEKIEETPKILGWDVAGIVEEAGEDCSLFQPGDEVFYAGSISRQGGNSEYHLVDERIVGHKPKTLNFAEAAALPLTSITAWEALFERMKISQEPRANETKSLLIIGAAGGVGSIAIQLAKHAGLTVIGTASRQETVDWVTSMGADHIVNHHEALLPQLQALGFSSVPYIFCLNALEKHWQGISEAVSPQGVVCAIDDPKSPLNLNLLKRKSATFVWEFMFTRSLFETEDMIEQHILLNRIAKAVDAGTLKTTLTQRLEPITAENLRHAHELLESNKMIGKLVLEHF from the coding sequence ATGAAAGCCATAGGACTTACTCGATACCTTCCGATTGAGAATACAGAAAGTTTGATTGATCTTACTGTAGAAAAGCCAAAAGCAAATGGACGTGACCTGTTGGTCAAGGTGATTGCAGTCTCCGTCAATCCCGTTGATACCAAGGTTCGTTCACCTAAAGAGAAAATCGAAGAAACGCCAAAGATATTAGGTTGGGACGTGGCAGGCATTGTGGAAGAAGCGGGAGAAGACTGTTCTCTTTTTCAGCCTGGGGATGAGGTGTTTTATGCCGGCAGCATCTCACGGCAAGGCGGCAACAGCGAATATCATCTGGTGGATGAGCGAATCGTCGGGCACAAGCCAAAGACTTTAAACTTTGCAGAAGCAGCGGCTCTGCCTCTAACATCCATCACGGCTTGGGAAGCGCTGTTTGAAAGAATGAAGATCTCCCAGGAGCCGAGGGCCAACGAAACAAAGTCCTTGCTAATCATTGGAGCTGCAGGCGGCGTAGGCTCGATTGCCATCCAGTTGGCGAAACATGCAGGTCTTACCGTCATTGGTACAGCTTCCCGCCAAGAAACAGTGGATTGGGTAACATCCATGGGCGCGGATCATATTGTCAATCATCATGAAGCTTTGCTCCCACAGCTCCAAGCATTGGGATTTTCGAGCGTTCCCTACATCTTCTGCTTGAATGCTTTGGAGAAACACTGGCAAGGCATCAGTGAAGCGGTCTCTCCGCAAGGTGTTGTCTGTGCCATTGATGATCCAAAATCACCGCTTAACCTCAATCTGCTCAAGCGAAAAAGCGCAACCTTTGTTTGGGAGTTCATGTTCACACGCTCTCTCTTTGAGACGGAAGACATGATCGAACAGCACATCTTGCTCAATCGCATCGCTAAGGCTGTGGATGCTGGCACGTTGAAAACAACTTTAACCCAACGCCTGGAACCCATCACAGCAGAGAATCTTCGTCACGCTCACGAACTCCTGGAGAGCAACAAGATGATTGGCAAATTGGTGCTGGAGCATTTTTAG
- a CDS encoding DUF3892 domain-containing protein: MNQGPTNENFEQIYQNYRQQGEMQAEQDQMQAAASDGKESIVAVRKNDDGDIIAIQTSSGRQLDYISALNEAKDGVLANVDVFHRYGRDILRSEPDGVKENNLDNLPTF; this comes from the coding sequence ATGAATCAAGGTCCTACCAATGAAAATTTCGAACAAATTTATCAGAATTACAGGCAGCAGGGTGAAATGCAGGCAGAGCAGGATCAAATGCAGGCCGCTGCCTCGGATGGCAAAGAGTCCATTGTAGCTGTGCGAAAAAATGATGACGGTGATATTATTGCGATTCAAACGTCATCAGGGCGCCAGTTGGATTATATATCTGCTTTGAATGAAGCGAAAGATGGGGTTTTGGCTAATGTAGACGTTTTCCACCGTTATGGACGTGATATCCTGCGAAGTGAACCCGACGGGGTAAAAGAAAACAATCTGGATAACCTCCCCACTTTCTAG
- a CDS encoding amidase family protein — translation MKSPVKKITLILFTVFLVLGVLQFPAYGKFGENDKQKAKPFVLEEATVESIQAAFANKTLTCTTLVKSYLARIEAYDKQGPALRAILTINPDALKIAEKMDEQYKDSKGRVGSLHCIPVILKDNFNTYDMPTSGGNVAMKDSVPTSDAFTVNKMRDAGAIILAKSNMQEFARGGVSISSLGGQVLNPYDLTRTPGGSSGGTGAAIASNFAVLGTGSDTGQSIRSPASANSLVGVRPTRGLVSRAGVMPNSFTQDEVGPITRTVNDAAKLLDVMVGYDPKDPITAFGVGRTPVSYAAGLNADSLKGARIGVMTNLYGDAERHAEVNKVMEQVIETMKDKGATIIYFTLPEYDKLSPVVATSNWEARSAMDKYFAELGSNAPVKSFRQLVDSKTASPDIQKTLESEIAVEDGLNNQTYKDRTLNRDKLRLAVSSKMAELQLDAILYPLQKVLVAPTGQTDQPERNGTLSNGTGFPAVTFPGGFSTPTKTAPLGIPVGAELLGRDYSEPLLLSLAYSFEQTAKIRKVPLSTPVLK, via the coding sequence ATGAAGTCGCCTGTCAAAAAGATTACACTGATCTTATTCACCGTATTTTTGGTCCTCGGAGTATTGCAGTTCCCCGCCTATGGCAAGTTTGGTGAAAATGATAAGCAAAAAGCCAAACCGTTCGTTCTCGAGGAAGCCACCGTCGAGAGCATCCAAGCCGCATTCGCGAATAAAACGCTCACTTGCACCACTCTGGTCAAAAGCTACCTTGCCCGCATCGAAGCCTATGACAAGCAAGGTCCAGCCCTTCGAGCCATTCTTACCATCAACCCTGATGCCCTGAAAATTGCAGAGAAGATGGATGAACAGTACAAGGATAGCAAAGGCCGCGTCGGCTCTCTGCATTGCATTCCTGTCATTCTTAAGGACAATTTCAATACATATGACATGCCTACAAGTGGAGGCAATGTAGCCATGAAAGATTCGGTACCGACCTCCGACGCCTTCACGGTCAACAAAATGCGCGACGCCGGAGCTATCATCCTTGCAAAATCCAACATGCAAGAGTTCGCGCGCGGAGGCGTATCCATCAGCAGCCTTGGCGGCCAAGTCCTGAACCCGTATGACTTGACCCGTACACCGGGCGGTTCCAGCGGAGGAACCGGCGCAGCGATTGCCTCCAACTTTGCTGTGCTGGGTACAGGCAGCGATACCGGGCAATCGATCCGGTCACCCGCTTCCGCCAACAGTCTGGTCGGCGTTCGCCCGACAAGAGGGTTGGTCAGCCGTGCTGGCGTTATGCCGAACAGCTTCACGCAGGACGAAGTTGGTCCGATCACCCGTACGGTGAATGATGCAGCCAAACTGCTCGATGTCATGGTTGGCTATGATCCCAAAGATCCGATCACTGCGTTCGGTGTCGGCAGGACTCCCGTCAGCTATGCGGCAGGGTTGAATGCGGATTCCTTAAAAGGCGCGCGAATCGGCGTCATGACCAACCTGTACGGTGATGCAGAACGCCACGCAGAGGTCAATAAAGTCATGGAGCAAGTGATCGAAACGATGAAAGACAAAGGTGCGACTATCATATACTTCACACTGCCGGAATATGACAAGCTGTCCCCGGTCGTCGCCACCTCCAACTGGGAAGCCCGGTCGGCTATGGACAAATATTTTGCTGAACTCGGATCTAATGCTCCCGTGAAAAGCTTCCGACAGCTGGTGGATTCCAAAACCGCGTCGCCGGATATCCAGAAAACGCTTGAATCCGAAATTGCCGTGGAAGACGGCCTGAACAACCAGACATATAAAGACCGCACACTGAACCGTGACAAACTGCGCTTGGCCGTATCTTCGAAGATGGCCGAACTCCAGCTTGACGCCATCCTGTACCCGCTGCAGAAGGTGCTCGTCGCGCCGACTGGCCAAACGGACCAGCCTGAGCGCAACGGCACACTGTCCAACGGCACCGGCTTCCCGGCCGTGACGTTCCCTGGCGGCTTCTCCACCCCGACCAAAACAGCACCGCTCGGTATTCCGGTCGGCGCCGAATTGCTCGGCCGCGATTACAGCGAACCGCTGCTGCTCTCCCTTGCTTATTCCTTTGAGCAAACGGCGAAGATACGCAAAGTTCCACTCAGCACTCCAGTCCTTAAATAG